In Acinetobacter wanghuae, the sequence CTGTGTACACAGCAAATTGATTTTGTGATCGATTTAGAAAATATGGTGAGTGATCAATTACAGTTTGATGCACTCATTCAAGATCGTTTTGTGGTCTGTACACAACAAAAAGACATGAATCAGCAAATTTATTTTTCTTCATCGCATATTGGGGTTTCATCTCGGCGTACAGGTGTATTGGTCGAAGATGTCTATTTGCAGCGTAAACAACTGAATCGAAATATTTTTTTACGTTGCCAACATTATTCAACCGCCCTGCAAATTTTGCAGCACTATCCAGAAGCGATTTTAACTGTGCCAAAGAGTGTAATTCAGTATCTACCTCTAGCTAAAAAGCTCAATATTTTTGAAGTTCCTGTTGAACTGCCTATCTTAAGTCTAGGAATGTATTGGTTGAGAGATTTAAAATTAAATAAAAGACATGATTTTTTGCGAAGCGAAATTTATAAAATTTTTGCTTAGGCTATTTTAATGATGGTAGTTTCCCACTTAGGCTATTTTATACGGACGATTTGACACCAATTGTTGCTTTAATCTACAAATACGGTGTATCCGCTGATTTAATAACCGCTGTGGTTTAAGGATGTCATTTAAAATTTGATCACTCTTTTTTGTTCAATATTTTGGACAGTGATCTTTTATGCTTACACTCCCGCTTGCTGCAAAAATCATTTTGGTTTTGGCGGCTATTGTTCTTGTTTTTTATGTCGTCAATAAAATCACGGTATTTTTAAGAGATTTATTTAAGCCCTTTAAAAAAGGTAAAAAATATTGGTGCCGCGTGAAAGCAGTTAGTGACGGTGATACCCTCACCTGCTACCGATTTAATGTACGTCGCTCTGAAACCAAGCTTCGTTTTGCCTATGTTGATGCCCCTGAATCGAGCCAAGCTTACGGTAAAGAATCACAAAAAATGGTGAGCAAATTAATTGGTGGCAAACTTATTCGGGTACACATTACCGATATTGATCGTTATGGTCGCTGTGTAGGTGTGATTTATCGCTTTGGTACAAATATCAATGAAGAAATGGTCAAACGTGGTGCTGCGTGGGTCTATGAAGATTACATCAAAGATGCCAATCGCTTGAAATATATGATGGGACTACAAGAAAAAGCCAAGAAACAGAAAAAAGGTTTATGGCATGGCACTAAACCCATGCGTCCAAGCACTTATCGAAAACAGAAATAGATTGCTCTACATATTTTAAGCTATTGATCCACAAGCCGTTACATAATTTTATATGTGTGCTTATTGATCAATTTAACGCTTAGGCGTATCTTTAGCACATTATAGTTAACCTGGTTAATTAGTTTTGGATATGTCCTCCCGGTTTCGTTTCACATTATTGCGCTGTGCACGCTTAATGAGTGATGAAATTAATACCGTTTTACTCCCCCATCAACTCAACTACTCACTTTGGCAAACCTTGGTCATTCTTCATCTAAATAAAGATTGTACTGCACTCGATATTGCCAAAGAGCTGTCGATTTCAAAGCCCGCTGTGACCAAAAGATTAAATCATTTAACTGATTTGGGCTGTATTCAACAGATTCCATTGCCAGATAAGCGTCAAAAACAACTGAGCCTATCTGAATTTGGTGAGCAGCTCTTTCAAGAGTGTTCACAAGAGATCGACGATTTAGAAGTTGAGCTGTTAAAGCCATTTGATCGGTCTGAACTGAAGCAAAGCCATCAATTTATTTCGCAACTGTTAAATTCACTTCAACACAGAAAGGAGCCTATCCATGAATGAGCAGCAACCTGCATTATGGACGCGTAATTTTATTCTGGTCAGTTTGATGAATTTCCAATTGGTGTTGGTTTTTTATCTGTTGGTTGTGGTGATTGTCGGTTATGTAGTGGCAGAACTGCATGCTTCTACGGCGCAAGCGGGCTTGGTTTCAGGTTTATTTATTGTCGGCACACTGATTGGTCGTTTACTGGTCGGTAAATTTCTGAATCGTTTTGGTCGTAAAACCACACTTATTGTTGGTTTAAGCGGCTTTTTGATTTTCTCAGGCTTATATTTTATTCATATGAGCGTTGGCGCATTACTGTTTGTCCGTTTTTTCCATGGCTTTATGATGGGCGTGGCATCGACGGTACTCGGTACAGTCATTGCACAGATTTTACCGCCAAAACGTCGTGGTGAAGGGATTGGCTATTACAGTATGAGTAGCACGTTAGGGACAGCCATTGGACCATTCTTAGCGATTTGGATGATGCTACATGTCGGCTATACTGCCATTTTCACCCTTTCAACGCTTGTTTCAATCAGTTGTCTTCTTGTCGCGTTTATGGTGAATATTCCCAATAGTTTACAAGGCAATAAAAATTCTCAACCCACCACTACTAGCAATAAGCCGAGTTTCATTTCACATTTCATTGAAATAAAAGCACTTCCGATTGCACTAATTATGCTTTTTGCATCCATCTGCTATTCAGGTGTACTGTCTTTCGTCAACTTTTATGCCAAAGAAATTGATTTGGTTCAGGCAGCATCTTTATTCTTTTTAATGTATGCAATTGCGATTTTATGTTCTCGTCCATTTACCGGTCCATTGATGGATCGTAAAGGCGAAAATATCATTATGTACCCTGCTTTTTTGGTCATGGCGATTGCGTTATATCTGTTAAGCCAAGCAGAAAGTTCCACGATGTTACTCATCTGCGCTGCTTTATTGGGACTCGGTTATGGCAATGTGCAATCTGTATGTCAAACGGTTGCAGTGAAAAGTACCACGCTAGACCGCATGGGATTTGCGACATCTACCTTCTTTATTTTCCTTGATGCCGGTCTTGGTTTTGGACCTTACTTTATTGGAATGGCATTAGACTTTATTGATTATCGCCAGTTGTATATGTACAGCGCGATTGCATCCCTCATCTGTATTGGATTGTATTACGTCTTACATGGACGACATGCCACACAGAAAATAACTGCATAATAAAAAAGCGCCCATCAAGGCGCTTTTTTAATTTAGGATGCAATCCCATATTTTTGGTAAATTTCTTCTCGTTTTGCCGGATGAATATTGGCACGTGTTAAGTCACCCTTGTAATGTGCAACAACACGTTTATCCATCATTTTATACCATAACGGTGGGATTAATGCCGGAATCAACATGGTCGCATAACCACTCGGTAATACGGGTGCTTCTTTAAAGTTACGCAGTGCTTGAAATGGTCGGCTCGGAAACGCATGATGATCGGAATGACGTTGCAACTGATATAAAAATAGATTGGTCACAATATTGTTATTGTTCCAACTATGCTCAGGCAAAGTACGTTCGTACTTTCCATCCGCCTTTAGCGTACGCTTTAAGCCATAATGTTCAATATAGTTAATAATTTCAAACAAAGAAATGCCGTAAAAAGCTTGGGTAATGGTGTAAGGAATGACCTTCTTGCCATACGTTTTGAGCATCAAAGTATGATACGCCGCACTCATACCCCAACCATGGAATAATTCATTTTCCTTCACAAAGAAGCCTAAACCTTTACGTTTCAGACGGCGTTGTTCAATCTCAATGGCAGATTTAATGCCCCCAAAAACGGTACGCGGCCAAAATTTATAGAAGGATTCACCCATTTGTGAAGATGCTGGATCTTCTGGTGTCGCCACACGTTTATGATGTCCATAAGGATGTTCGACCCTGAAATGGTTATACACCAATGGCATAAGCGTAGCATGAGACCAATAATGATCTTTTTTCTGCGGTCGATGACTGAGTTCATGTGCGGTATTGACTGCAACACCATTGATTGCGCCCATCGAAATACCCAATAGAACTTGATCGAATAAAGAGACCTCTTTACGTGTCACCACATAGCCTGCAAATGCGTTGGCTGCCATTTGTAGTGGAATAAACATTTTGACGATACGATCATAATAAGGATCATCAACTAAAACTTTGATCTCATCATCGCTTGGATTATTTTCATCATCACCGACCAAGGCATCCAATGTTGGAATAACCACGTGTAGTAATAATGGTCCACCCAAAGCAAAGAGTTTTTTGGTGGCTTTCGGACCAAAATGATAGCCTGCCAAAATACCCATACCAATCACGGGTAAGCCGGGGCTCAGTAACCAACCAAAGCGTTTTTTATCAATCTTCGCGCCTTGCATACGTGCAGCATCCGGCTGCATTCCAAGTTTTGTTATTTGTGCAGGAGCATTCATTGCGACCTTCCTGTTTTATGATACCCTGCAGTTATAGTTCAATATTTGGGCATGCAAAAACAGTTTTAAACGTCCAAATTAGCTATGTCAGCGTCCTTGTCACATTTGGCTTGATTCTGTCCTTTGCTGACAGATAAAAGTAGAATAGCATTGAATTTAAACACGAAAATCAAATAAGAATTGAAGAAATGGATGCCTTAAGTAAAATTTTTGATGATATTCATTTGGCAAAATCTGAATATATTTATTTAAATGCGCATCATCAATGTGCATTTCACTATGACAATGAGCCCTCGATGTTGGCTTATGTGGTACTGCATGGTCAGGCAGATTTAAAATTTGCAGAATGCGATGCCATTCCTTTAGAGCAAGGCGATTTATTTTTAGTCCCTGCAGGTAAAAGGCATCAGATTTTTTGCCCGCGTATGTCGGACTTTCAGACCTCTATTGCCATTAATGCCTTTTTTGAGAGCCACGCGCAACAAACGGTTGAGTTAAATCAGCATGATGAGCAATCTGAACGCACATTTATTCTCGCGATTCGCTCAAAGCTCGATGTCCACATGGCAAAACCCTTACTCAGTGCGCTGCCCCATTATCTTCATATCCAGCATATTTCTGATGCAACCGCACCCGAATGGTTACAAGTCGGTTTGCAATTTTTGGCTTTAGAAACCCTAAGTACGCGCCCAGGACGCGATAAAATCTTAGATCATTTGGTCA encodes:
- a CDS encoding LysR family transcriptional regulator — protein: MNTIHDKNLVDLSLFYKIDINLYPVFISIYEQKNISKAAQILNVSQSAASHALNRLRHLLQDQLFIRSGHQMVATPFAEQIYPQVVQALRALQQISIPQQTFDPHQIKQLRIAVHDEIEPMIFPQLVQHFHSLHLDIELISAKLDRKNMLAELCTQQIDFVIDLENMVSDQLQFDALIQDRFVVCTQQKDMNQQIYFSSSHIGVSSRRTGVLVEDVYLQRKQLNRNIFLRCQHYSTALQILQHYPEAILTVPKSVIQYLPLAKKLNIFEVPVELPILSLGMYWLRDLKLNKRHDFLRSEIYKIFA
- a CDS encoding thermonuclease family protein, whose amino-acid sequence is MLTLPLAAKIILVLAAIVLVFYVVNKITVFLRDLFKPFKKGKKYWCRVKAVSDGDTLTCYRFNVRRSETKLRFAYVDAPESSQAYGKESQKMVSKLIGGKLIRVHITDIDRYGRCVGVIYRFGTNINEEMVKRGAAWVYEDYIKDANRLKYMMGLQEKAKKQKKGLWHGTKPMRPSTYRKQK
- a CDS encoding MarR family winged helix-turn-helix transcriptional regulator, producing MSSRFRFTLLRCARLMSDEINTVLLPHQLNYSLWQTLVILHLNKDCTALDIAKELSISKPAVTKRLNHLTDLGCIQQIPLPDKRQKQLSLSEFGEQLFQECSQEIDDLEVELLKPFDRSELKQSHQFISQLLNSLQHRKEPIHE
- a CDS encoding MFS transporter, which translates into the protein MNEQQPALWTRNFILVSLMNFQLVLVFYLLVVVIVGYVVAELHASTAQAGLVSGLFIVGTLIGRLLVGKFLNRFGRKTTLIVGLSGFLIFSGLYFIHMSVGALLFVRFFHGFMMGVASTVLGTVIAQILPPKRRGEGIGYYSMSSTLGTAIGPFLAIWMMLHVGYTAIFTLSTLVSISCLLVAFMVNIPNSLQGNKNSQPTTTSNKPSFISHFIEIKALPIALIMLFASICYSGVLSFVNFYAKEIDLVQAASLFFLMYAIAILCSRPFTGPLMDRKGENIIMYPAFLVMAIALYLLSQAESSTMLLICAALLGLGYGNVQSVCQTVAVKSTTLDRMGFATSTFFIFLDAGLGFGPYFIGMALDFIDYRQLYMYSAIASLICIGLYYVLHGRHATQKITA
- a CDS encoding alkane 1-monooxygenase, whose protein sequence is MNAPAQITKLGMQPDAARMQGAKIDKKRFGWLLSPGLPVIGMGILAGYHFGPKATKKLFALGGPLLLHVVIPTLDALVGDDENNPSDDEIKVLVDDPYYDRIVKMFIPLQMAANAFAGYVVTRKEVSLFDQVLLGISMGAINGVAVNTAHELSHRPQKKDHYWSHATLMPLVYNHFRVEHPYGHHKRVATPEDPASSQMGESFYKFWPRTVFGGIKSAIEIEQRRLKRKGLGFFVKENELFHGWGMSAAYHTLMLKTYGKKVIPYTITQAFYGISLFEIINYIEHYGLKRTLKADGKYERTLPEHSWNNNNIVTNLFLYQLQRHSDHHAFPSRPFQALRNFKEAPVLPSGYATMLIPALIPPLWYKMMDKRVVAHYKGDLTRANIHPAKREEIYQKYGIAS
- a CDS encoding AraC family transcriptional regulator; the protein is MDALSKIFDDIHLAKSEYIYLNAHHQCAFHYDNEPSMLAYVVLHGQADLKFAECDAIPLEQGDLFLVPAGKRHQIFCPRMSDFQTSIAINAFFESHAQQTVELNQHDEQSERTFILAIRSKLDVHMAKPLLSALPHYLHIQHISDATAPEWLQVGLQFLALETLSTRPGRDKILDHLVSILLIECVRDYILSLEHHHTWLSAISHPELSNALAAIHGQPEQSWTVESLAEQCHMSRSKFAQLFTQIVGETPLAYLQQHRLRLAAQYLRNGGFSVQQIAHWVGYSSETAFSQSFKKQFQMTPSQYRQQSHII